The DNA window aattaaatgaaaaagagTTAGCAATGGAGAAATAACCTTTGTTGATTGGGTGGAAGCGTGAGAGTAGTTGTTGACAAAGGGATGGTCTAGCAAGTTAGTGGCCGTTGGGCGGTCTGCTGGATTTCTCCGAAAGCAACATTGCAAGAAATCTTTACCCTCTGCAGACATTGTTTGTGGTAATGGTGgagtctccttgagaactttgAATAAGGCTGCAGCCTGTGCAAGAATTGATTTAATCAAATCTTATTCACAAATACTATAATTAGTTAATGGGTAGTGTTCAAATATTGTAAatactctaaatattgtacaaactccaaactcttCAACGCagtatcaacacaatgtcaatatggagtgtgatccgttgctaatttttcttaagttactaacttgctaactcatcaacatagtatattaaaaatgtcaacacggtgataatgaaatgtgaacataaacttaagttgatattttaatacattgtgcagacattaatatttaaatgtcaacacagtttattaaaatgtcaacacaaatatgtgtcgacatttttaatacactacgttgatgagttagcaagttagcaatttaagaaaagttagcattataacgcaccccATGTCAACatagtgtaaaatttcaagattttgatgtcaacacaatgtcaatacagcatcaaccgttgatactgtgttgatattttttgttatttattgacTTTTTCTAAGGatcagatcatagtttagagtttgcatttggtTACATCACATTGGTTAATAGTCACAATTCGAAATGGAATTAATTGagattatattatatatactgaCCCCTTCGTACTCACTCCATGGAGGTTTTCCATCCATCATCTCAATGATGGTGCATCCTAGACTCCATATATCCACTGCTAAGGCCATGTCCCAACTAGCATCTGTTTGCATAGTGGTTTGCAGAAGCTGCATCCACAATATTAGGACCCGTTTAGTAGATAAGATgtgataactttttttttaataaactcctatagaaaagatgaaattacaattgattTCAAGAAGGCTCGAACTCAGCACCTCAtataataatgtctaagctccttgtcGCTAGGACAAAAGCTCTGAACGATAAGAGAAATGGATAATTCATCCGTTCCACGGTAGTGGatgcgtttttttttttttgacacgtgatttaagaaaaatgtgttTAGCGAGTTAAGTAatggaagaataaagtaggaaatgaaaaaaggtacagagatgaagagagagtaaagtcgATGAGAAGAAATGACTTCCCTACTAtgaaacgtaccaaaatggcactCCCTTTGTCACGGCTAATATGACACACTTCTTATAGAGTCATCACGAGATTTTAGAAGTTGTTGGTTAATGTAGTTAATTGGAGATAGAATGAGTGGCTGTAAGTATTAAATGGACAGAGAAGAAAGTTGCATATTTAACTGGAGAGAGAAACAAGTGGTTTGGTGTATTAATATTAGAGAGAAAGTTACTAAAATTAGGAATATGACATCTTAGTTGAGTCAAACTAATTGGGTTGTTAGAGTCACCATGTTAATCTAATTGTGCTACCAAAGAGATGTTGAGTCCATATAACTCTTGTATCTTGTACTCAACTATTCTATCAAATGGAGCCCAAATATATAACCAACCAATCAAAATTAAACTTTGTTTCACCTACCTCTGGAGCCATCCAGTATGGACTTCCCTTCAAGGACAGGTTCGCTGTTTGTCCATGCATCTGCCAAATCCAATTTCATCTTTCAAACACACCACTAATAATCTCAACtcaaattttcaattatgaaaAGTTGGGACCATGTGGTATAAGACCTAACCATCGAAATACAACTATGGATTAATTGTGGTCTGGTTTTCTAAATAAATACATCAACTGGATTTTTTGGCCCGAGTTTAATTTTTGTTGATCGATAACTCGATTCTCCAAATTCCGGGAAAATTCCAAAGGCGCACCGTTAGAAAGATCTCAACAATAATTTTCGAGAGGTAAAGTGAAATAACTCACATGCTTTGCCATCCCAAAATCCGCAAGCTTCACAACTCCACATGCATCAACAAGTAAGTTAGCACCTTTAATGTCCCTACAAATTAAGGCCAAGATCCATCAAACAAATTtaatcaacaaacaaatttAACAACATGATCACCTACCTATGTATAGTTTTTTTGGCGTGCAAGTAAGCCAATCCGAAGAGAATATGACGAGTAAAATTGCGCACAACAGATTCCGTGATGGCTCCACAATGGTCATTGATGAATTTATTGATCGAACCAGGGTGCACGTATTCGAGATAGATTTGAAACTTGTCACCAATCTGAAATAGTACATTTTAATTACATTCTCACCTACAAATTCATAACAATCAAATAGTTACTCACCACTTCACTCCCATAATACTGCACAATATTTGGATGCTTTAGGCGGCTGAGAACCTTAATTTCCTGTAACCAATTAAAACCCTAAAATgggcaaaaatatatatatgtattttcatcaaaacCCTAAAATGTGGTAAGCAAAAAGACCTGCTCCAATTGTCGTATACATTCTGCAGACTTTGAGTCATCAGGTAATATTTCAACTTCTTTCATTGCACATAAGGCTCCAGTCTCTCTATAATCAAGAACAACATGTTATTAGCAAAGAGTATAAGATGGACTCGTGAACTTGTAAACTATGTTCACTTCACAAAATATAAGCTTTTAAACAATTTAGGAATGCCATTTTAGCTCAAAGCCTCAATCATTGATCACACCATATGACAAAACTGTTACTCCATCTGTCCACGATTAATTGacaccaattttttttcttttttgtccgTCCACAATTAATTGACAGCCTTACTTTTTAatacttttggtaatggaccccacgttccactaacttatcatactcacattttattataaaactaatatataaaagtacgACTCACATCCCCTTAACTTTTTTAACCCACTATCCACTATATTCTTAAAACCAGTAACAAGTCAAATGAGTTCAATtaatcgtggacggagggagtagatctTATAAGCTCTCTCGGATACACAATATTCGGAATTCGTACATAACAACAATTGACACCCTTCAATTTTCATTTCTCTTTCAATTTTCACTCCCCCACTTATAATTAAGGGTTACTACTTGACtataaatcatgaaatttgatcaaattctgaTTTTGTCCTGTaccttttaaaatttgaatgacaAATCATAGAAGGTGGATGCCAAATCACAAATGATAAAATTTGAATGACAAATCacaaatcataaaatttgaatGATCAAATTCTGATTTTGTCATGCACCTTTGTCCTGCAACAATTGAGAAATTTTTTAAACATtgtgatttatttttcaaatgttGAAAAGTGGatgcaaaatcagaatttgaCCGGACTTCATAATTTTCATAGGCAAACTAACCCTAAAATCAAACACTTTGAAATAAGCTTAGCCATGTAGTACCTGTTTGAAGCCTCATACACACTCCCAAAGGTGCCCCTCCCAATAAGCTTCCCCTTTTGCCATTTAGACTTGATGGGTTCAAGTGTAGGTGCAAAATCATGTTTCGCAACATGCAAGGGGATGGGAGTGGATTTTGAGGCTCCGGTGAGATCACGCACGGGCGACAAAGGAGGGAGGGGCAACGGGTGCCCTGGAGTGAATCTGGGGCTTGGAAGAGGGGAAGAACCGAGGCTGGATGAGTGCCTGTGGTGGGGATTCAACGGCATCTCTGGCGCCAACCAAACTTGGAACATAGCAGCTTGTGGTGTGGGGTAGTAAGCTCCCCACATGTCACTCCGGGCCGGGCTTAGCTCGGTGCCTGAATACGGGCTGCATGGAGCGCTGCCGTAGCTCTCAAAGGGTGTTGCATTTGAGATTTTCCTCTCTGGGGACTTTCTACCTATTTGTTTTCTGCCAAAAACAAGTTCAAAACTTATACCACATTGCAATAGCAGACCTCAAAACTtatttgagtcatttccctttatatataaaacaaaacgtCCAATTTagtttactttattcatcttagtttactctttcttttctttcttataTCTTCTACTTAATTCCCTCTCTTactgtattattttatcttcattaAACCTACTTAAtgcaattttcttaaatctcacagtgaaaagaaatgcctcatgTAATATGGGATGAAGGGGGTGTTAATTAGTGGTGTGGGTCTCATTATCTACTAACAATAATTCAACCAACTTTTTTCCCTTTCATAATTTTACTaattccacattaaaatatGCTTCATCCCAAATGTGTCTATTTTTAGAGTTACTCTCTCACTCCCAAGATAACCCCTTCCTTAGGTAGCGCATGATTTTATGCAATCTAAGGAGTtaaaagaaagaggaaaaagtTGTTGGATGTTTAAAGaatgaaaaatgaataaagtaagaaaaataaaacattgttgATTGTTTTATAGTAGGAAAGTTTAATCAAGTAAGAGAGATTAACGATTGTTGAGTGTTTTAAAGTAGTACTAAagaatgataaagtaagagagataaaaaaaggtAAGACAGATGTAATgtaatttgaaaatttaaattatttcctaaATAAGGGTCATCTTGAcggacaaaaaaggaaagtggatcTTGTTCGACTGGTCGTAGGGAGTACTAtattcaattctaatttaacaATCAATTATACTCATCCGTCCATCATTAGTTgtcactaatttattttttggccCGTCTGCCAACATTTATCACACTTATTCCTTACTATTTCTTCCGTCCGCCATTTATAATCCTATTTTCacttgactttgtgaagaaaaataggaaaatgagttagtggattggggccccacttttatatattgcttttaaaataaaatgtgagtgtaattaTTTAGGTGAATGATGAGATCCACTTTCTTAGAATGGAAAAGGGTAAATGAAACTTTAAATCGCAGACACTCCGATATagtaaaatgagatattttttcTCGAATCTTAATTCTTGAAATGGGATAGaaggagtactatatttatttcctaaattttataatttttaaaaccaATTTAATGTGTTCATACTAGATTTAGTAGCCCAAAACATATTTTTCATATCTTTAACTTCTAATTTGAAACTACTACTTAGTAAAagtataaattagtaatttcaaaaaattacaaTGCATTTCATTGTATTGTGTGGCCATTGTTATAATACCTCGTATGAACACCGTCGTCCTCCGccgtctccctctctctctctctcaacttcTCCTCGCCTTCTCTACGCGCTCTCACCACATCCGGCGACGGCAGCGGCACGCTTCCCGAGTCGTGCCTGGGCTCGCGCTGCAGTACGACGTGGAGGTccggcagcggcagcggcaggGGCGACGGCGGCGCAGGGCGCGGGGATTGGTTCCGGCACCTCTCCGGCGAGGCGGCGTCGAGCGGCTGGAACAGCTTCTTGGCGCGCGTGAGGATGCGGTGGCGGCGCGAGGAGAAGAAGCCGGGCCTCCCGTTGGCGGAGGGGATGGCGCTGTCGTCGCGGGACTGCGGTTTCGGGACGGGGGTGAAGGCGCCGTGCCACCAGTTAGGCATGCTTTGATCACGGCGGGGAGAGGAAGGGAAAGGGGGAAGAAGTTTGGCCCTGTGGTGGGCCCCAACAATGTCAACAATTCACAATGCATGGGTGGACAATATGTTCTTTTTCCGGTTTAAAAGGGGATTATAAGGGAAGGAGATTTCAAGGGACCTCCATCTTGTTTTTCTAGATACATACTATTTATAATGATTTCTACACCTTATGTTAATGTTATGTTGTTTTATGAGTAAGTGTTGGTAGTTATCTTACTAACCGCTAATTATGTTAATAGTATGTGTCATAGATGTCAATACGAAGATATTTGTATTTCCGcgataggagtcccgttttttcattttagtataTCCACAAATAGGAGTTTCGGTTcaattttactataaatggtaatagggtttcacattccactaactcattctactcacatttcatttaaaactaacaaAGCAAGTGGAACTCATAGTCCTCTAACTTTTTTCCGcctacttttcttaatatttcttaaaaccaagATATAAGACTCCTAATGATGGACGGAGGGGGTACTATTTATAAAGATTTCTACACCTTATAATATGTTATGAGTGAATAATTCTACACATTCCTTAACATTGTTCTCACAAGACTCGATCACAATGACCATACTATTGTGTTGTTGGCTTGTTTCCTAAGTTATATGTGAGATACTTTCTCCGTACGCGAATAGGAgttcatttttttcaatatgGGTTTTGAAAAATATTAGGAAAAGTAGGTAGAAGAAAGTTAGtatgagtctcatttgtatatactactagttttaaagtggaataagttagtggaatgtagaatctctttaccatttatagcAATAATGAATcgtgactcctattcgcggacgtacctaaatgaaaaatgagactcctattcacgaatggagggagtaaaatacaatatttttattacaATAATGTTGATCAGATTCTAAAATCAATCCAAATACATCTATGAATCGCATTTGCACGATTGTTTCCTTAATCTTATGAACTTCTCAAGTATTTTTACATTTATGTTTAATGGGATGTAATCCCCTtactaacttttcttaagttgctaacttgctaactcatcaacgtagtgtattaaaaatgtaaacacgatgataatgaaatgtcaacataaccTTAAGTTCATATTTGAATACATTTTGttaacattaatatttaaatgtcagcacggtttattaaaatgtccacacaaatatgtgttgacattttaatgtgatcgtgttgacatttttaatacactacgttgatgagttagcaagttaacaacttaagaaaagttagcattataacgcacccctatatttAATTAGGTGTTAGTTTAATGCTCGTATTGTGATATACTGTTTATTTTGtagaattattttatttgcagGTATCTACTAATAATCTAGGGTTTGTTTGGTTTGTAAGACTATATCTCGGATTTATATATGTAGTATATTTGGTTCATGAtattgaatctcacaacttatcctagatggataattatgtgataattagtcatacgTAGCctcttcaattaaaataatctcacaacttaatccttgatggataatcatgtactaattaattatagttatctcttcaattaaaataatctcacaacttattTCTAAATGAATTatcatactccctttgtcccaaaaaaattgacaaacttgtaaatgacacaggttttaatgt is part of the Salvia splendens isolate huo1 chromosome 6, SspV2, whole genome shotgun sequence genome and encodes:
- the LOC121807484 gene encoding mitogen-activated protein kinase kinase kinase 5-like; the protein is MPNWWHGAFTPVPKPQSRDDSAIPSANGRPGFFSSRRHRILTRAKKLFQPLDAASPERCRNQSPRPAPPSPLPLPLPDLHVVLQREPRHDSGSVPLPSPDVVRARREGEEKLRERERETAEDDGVHTRKQIGRKSPERKISNATPFESYGSAPCSPYSGTELSPARSDMWGAYYPTPQAAMFQVWLAPEMPLNPHHRHSSSLGSSPLPSPRFTPGHPLPLPPLSPVRDLTGASKSTPIPLHVAKHDFAPTLEPIKSKWQKGKLIGRGTFGSVYEASNRETGALCAMKEVEILPDDSKSAECIRQLEQEIKVLSRLKHPNIVQYYGSEVIGDKFQIYLEYVHPGSINKFINDHCGAITESVVRNFTRHILFGLAYLHAKKTIHRDIKGANLLVDACGVVKLADFGMAKHMHGQTANLSLKGSPYWMAPELLQTTMQTDASWDMALAVDIWSLGCTIIEMMDGKPPWSEYEGAAALFKVLKETPPLPQTMSAEGKDFLQCCFRRNPADRPTATNLLDHPFVNNYSHASTQSTKDSVQFLKDQSCCTSEPDKLVESEYNITNKEKTLNNNLSFAVYQSFTPMTIPISKDPI